The following are encoded together in the Pleurocapsa sp. FMAR1 genome:
- a CDS encoding glycosyltransferase family 2 protein, giving the protein MSVSKNPSVSIVIPTYNEVDNIEAVVRKFLASKYSNLLEILIVDGLSTDGTQAKIQEISRIYPQIRLLNNPRRIQSAALNIGLEACKGDIFLRADAHCNYADNYVEECVTGLQKSQAVNVGGAQRFVAANTFQAGVALASRSLIGSGGAKYRDPNYNGYAETVFLGCFWRSDLEDVGGYEVTRKEDSELNFRLLKAKGDRAIYISSGIKVWYFPRSNWLSLWRQYVKYGRGSCIVSSKYAQELPLRNKIPFFGILGLTIAILADLTILDGLLHTILLILLGFCLIALEAARITLKYKSKFREEFWYHCEKPMPSLVSRWLCCTIAIATMPVAHFTGFGYQLYLRKIRKNQDNCFFESRSSIPKCNSVKEKIKA; this is encoded by the coding sequence ATGAGCGTGAGCAAAAATCCTTCTGTTTCAATAGTAATTCCTACATATAATGAAGTAGACAATATTGAAGCGGTTGTACGTAAGTTTTTGGCTTCTAAATATTCTAATTTATTAGAAATACTGATTGTCGATGGGCTAAGTACTGATGGAACACAGGCCAAAATTCAAGAGATATCACGCATTTATCCCCAAATAAGATTGCTAAACAATCCCCGCCGTATACAGTCTGCTGCTCTTAACATTGGTTTAGAGGCTTGTAAAGGTGATATCTTTTTAAGAGCCGATGCTCACTGCAACTACGCTGACAATTATGTAGAAGAATGTGTGACAGGTTTGCAAAAGTCTCAGGCAGTAAATGTAGGAGGAGCGCAACGTTTCGTAGCCGCTAATACCTTTCAAGCTGGAGTAGCTTTAGCTTCTCGTAGTCTTATAGGCAGTGGGGGAGCAAAATATCGCGATCCCAACTACAACGGCTATGCGGAAACGGTTTTTTTAGGCTGTTTTTGGCGTTCAGATTTAGAAGATGTGGGAGGATATGAAGTCACTCGTAAAGAAGATTCTGAACTAAATTTTCGCTTACTTAAAGCCAAAGGCGATCGCGCAATTTATATAAGTTCAGGCATAAAGGTTTGGTATTTTCCTCGCAGCAACTGGCTAAGTTTATGGCGACAATACGTAAAATACGGCAGGGGTAGCTGTATTGTGTCATCCAAATATGCCCAAGAACTACCTTTAAGAAACAAAATTCCTTTTTTTGGCATTCTAGGATTAACGATCGCTATACTAGCGGACTTAACTATACTCGATGGTTTACTACATACAATACTTTTAATTTTATTGGGCTTTTGCCTAATTGCCTTAGAAGCAGCGCGAATAACCCTAAAATATAAAAGTAAATTTCGTGAGGAATTTTGGTATCACTGCGAAAAACCGATGCCTAGCTTAGTTAGCCGTTGGTTATGTTGCACTATAGCGATCGCAACTATGCCCGTAGCTCACTTTACAGGTTTTGGTTATCAGCTTTATCTGAGAAAGATTAGGAAAAACCAAGATAATTGCTTTTTTGAATCAAGATCTAGCATACCCAAATGTAATTCCGTGAAAGAGAAAATAAAGGCATAA